ATCCGCTGAACATAACCCTGACCAGCCCGACCAACAACCAGCGGGTGGCTACCAACAACGTGTATTCGGTGTCGGCCAATGTATCGGTGCTGCCCCCGGTGACTGTTGCCCGGGTGGAATTCTTCTTTGATGGCGTTTCGCTGGGGGTGGATACCACCGCCCCCTACTCGATGGTGGTTTCCAACCGGCAGTTGGGCACCCATACGGTGTACGCGGTGGCCACCGACAGCCTGGGCCGGCAGAAAACCTCCGCCACCAACACGCTGGAATTCATCATTGATCCTTTGGCCAATGATAATTTTGTCAACCGCACCCGTCTGAGCATTCCGGCCACCGTTACTGGCTCCAACGTGGGCGCCACCACCGAGACCGGCGAACCGCGTGGCACGGGCTTTTTCCAGCGGGGTGCCTCGGTGTGGTTCAGTTTTGTGGCGCCCATTAGCGGCAGCGTGCGAGTGGACACTTTCGGCAGCAGTTTCAACACCACCCTGGGCATCTACCGCGGCACGGCGGTGAATACGTTAACCGAAGTGGCCTACAATGACAACGCCCCCGGATACGCGGATGTGAGCCTCATCACGTTTAATGCCACCGAAGGGGTGGAATACCACATTCAGTTGGCGGGTGCGCCCGGTTTCGGCACCCCGCCGGCCACCGGCACTTACGTGCTGAATCTGAGCATGCCGCCGGTAGTGAGAATTGTAAGTCCCACCAATAACACCCTGTTTCTAACCGGGGAAGCCATACCCATCTCGATCACCGCCACAGCGGCGGTGGGCACGCTGCAACAGGTGGAACTTTATCGCAACGGGGTTCTGGCCGCCACAGACACCACTGCGCCCTACGAATTCACCCTCACCAACGCCCCGCCCGGCAGCAACGCCTTGGTGGCGGTGGCGGTGGACAGTCTGGGGCAGCGGGCCTCCTCAGCAACGGTCAACGTGTTGGTGGCCAACCTGGGCATGACAATCACTTCGCCCGCGGATGGAGCCACTTATTTAAGCACCAATCCCATTACAGTGAATGCCCTCGCCATGCTGCGGGAGGGCAACATGACCAATGTGAATTTTTATGCCGACGGCCGGTGGTTTGCCTCGGACAGCACGGCCCCCTATTCCGGCGTTTGGAGCAATGTTTCGCCGGGGGTGCATGAGCTGACGGTGGTGGGGACGGATGAAGCCGGCCGGCAGTACCCCAGCCCGCCGGTGTTGATCGCCGTGGCTTACCGGCTGATTCCCAGCAATTCCGTATGGAAGTATCTGGATGACGGCTCAGACCAGGGCACCGCCTGGCGCGAGTTGAACTTTGATGACAGTGAATGGGAGAGCGGGCCGGGGCAACTGGGTTATGGAGACGGGGATGAGGCCACGGTCATTAACAGCGGCCCTTCCGGCAATTTTTTCATCACCACTTATTTCCGGCGCGACCTGATCATCGCCGACCCTGCCCAGTTTACCAACCTGGTTTTCCAGGTGTTGCGGGATGATGGCGCGGTGGTCTATGTCAATGGCGTCGAAGCCGCGCGTTACAACATGCCGGCAGGGCCCATCACTTACACCACCCTCGCGAATAATGCGATGGACGACGGCACGGTGTACTACGCGGCGGATGTTTCCCCGGCACTCCTTCGGCCGGGCCGCAATGTAATTGCCGTGGAGGTACATCAAAGTTCCAGCACGAGCACGGATGTGACGTTTGATTTGCAACTGCTGGGCGTGCCGTTCATCCCGCGCAATAAACTTCCCGATGTGACCGTGACCCAGCCGCCCGCCGGCGCCAAATACCTGCTGGGTGAACCGGTACGGGTGGAGGCCACAGCCCAGGATGCCGATGGTGAAGTGGTGCGGATGTCCATTTATGCCGGGGGGCAGTTGCTGGCCTCGGCCCAGGGGGCGCAGATCAGCTTTGTGTGGTCCAATGCTCCCGCCGGTCTGCATGAGTTGGTGGTGATGGCTGACGACAGCGCTGGTGGCCGGGGTAAATCACCGGTCATCCCGGTGGCGGTCTTCCCGCCGGGCAACACGGGCTGGCGGGCGGTGAATGATCAACAGCCGGGGCCGGCCTCGCATCCTTATGCGACGTTCTACACTCCCTTTGGCCGGGTGGGCGGCGCTTTGTCCTCCGGGCCGCTGTGGGATGTTTTCAGTGGCACTCCGCTGGCGGCCCGTTTGAGCGTGTCCGGCCAGCAGCTTGTGGCCACCACGCAATGCGGCGCGCCGCCGCCAGGCACCCCAGCCCACCAGATTTTTGGGCCATACGTGGATTTCGGCACGTACTACGGCGACAATGGCATACTCATGTACGGCCAGGGCCAGTTGGTGCACGAGTTCAGCGGCTTGAACCCGGCGCGCAAATACCGCCTGCGGGCCACCGTCGTGGGCGGCAATGCCGCTTACGCCAACTGGTGGACTTTGTTTGCATTGGAGGGGGCCACGGCTTTCGCCGGCGCGCACACGGCCAACGTGTTGACGCAGGGGCAGTATCCCCTGGTGTTGCAAGCGCATCAGGCCGCGATGGCGGTGGGCGACAATCGCACCGGCGATGTGATTGGGTGGGATGAAATTGTTCCTTCGGCCGCCGGCCGGTTGCGTCTGATTTCGAGCCTGTATTCCGGCCCGGTGCCGGGCGGACAAGTGCCCAGCCCGCTGACCTATGCGCCGGTGGCGGTGATGTTGGAGGAGGCTGGCGGACCGGCGCCGCTGGTGTGGCTGACCGCTCCCACTAACGGGTGGGTGGAAGAAGGCCCCTTGGCGGTAACGCTGCAGGCCGAGGCGCTGGCGTATGACGCCGTCAGCCGGGTGGACTTTGTGGGCAACAATCAGGTTCTTGCCTCGATCGCCTCGGCGCCTTATCGCTTCACCTGGACCAATGCACCTTTCGGCACCAATACCGTCATGGCGGTAGCGTGCGGGGCTTCGGGGGCTGGTGCCACCTCTGCACCGGTATCCTTTGTGCTGACCGTGCCGCCGCCCAATGAGCTGCCACCTACGGTGGCGTATGTTTATCCGCCGCCGGGCACAGTGACCAACCTGACCCGGATTCAGGTGATCTTCAGTGAGAAGGTGGTGGGTGTGGATGCGGCGGACTTGTTGATCAACGGTGTGCCGGCCACCAACATGACCGGCAGCGGCTCCAACTATGTGTTCTACTTCCCACAGCCGGCCTTCGGGAATGTGGGGGTGCAGTGGTCCTCCAATCATAACATCACCGATTTGGGCTGGCCCATCCGCCTCGAATTCTACGAATTCAGCGCCGGGGCCACCTGGGATTATGTGCTGGCCGATTTGACGCCGCCTACCATCGTGGCCAAGAACCCGCCGGCGGGGGCCTCGCTGACCAACCTGACGCAGGTCACCGTGACCTTTAGCGAACCAGTGGCGGGTGTGGATGCGGCGGATTTTCTGGTCAACAACGTGCCCGCTTACGACGTGCAACAGCAAAACCTTACCAATTACACCTTCTTCTTCTCCCAGCCGGCCTCCGGCACGGTGAACATTTCCTGGGCGGTCAACCATGGGATAACCGATCGGGCCACGCCGCCCAACAATTTCAACCGGACCGGCTCCGGGGCCACCTGGAGCTACACCCTGGATGCCAAGACCATCCTGATTCCTTCCAACAGTCTGTGGCGCTTTGTGAAGGGTACGCAGGAAGCCTCGGATCCTCGCGAGGCCTGGCGGCAGTTCGGGTTTGACGACTCGGGATGGTCCAATGCCCCGGCGCCGTTCTTCTTTGGCGATCCCTACTCCAACGGCGTGCCGGCCTACACGCTGTTGGACGACATGCGCTCCAATTACACGAGCATCTACCTGCGCCGGCCGTTTGTGGTGCCCAATCCCACAGCCGTGACCAATCTCTATCTGCGCGCCATCATGGATGACGGCATGGTGGTGTGGATTAATGGCGTGGAGGTGCTGCGCTACAATGTGCCGGCGGGCGACCTGGCCTATGATGCCACCGCCTCCAGTGCCATCATGGAGCAGAACGGCCTGCCATACACCAATTATGCACTGTTGGACCCGCGCTTGTACCTGCGCGCCGGCACCAATATCATCGCTGTGCATGCCCTCAACGAATCGCTCTCCGCCAGCAGTGATTTCTGCTTCAACGCCGAGTTGTTCACCTATATTCCCAACACGGAATTGGAGGCCCCGCGGCTGGTGCAGCGGCTGCCGGATGCCACGTATCTCTTTGCGCTGACCAACATTACGGTGGTGTTTAGCGAGCCGGTAACCAATGTGCAGGCCAGCGATCTCCTCATCAACGGCCAGCCGGCCGCCAGCGTCAGCTCGCCCAGCAATCACATTTACATCTTTAGTTTCCCGCAGCCGCCGTATGGTCCCGTCACCGTGGCCTGGGTGGCCAACCATGGGATCGTGGATTTGGACCTGGTGCCCAAGCCATTCACCGGCGGGACCTGGCAGCATGTGCTGCTCAATCCGGATTTGCCGTATGTCACCGCGGTGACGCCCGCCGCGGGCAGCCGCCTGGGTGAACTGACCCAAATCGCCCTCACTTTCTCCGAGCCGGTGCAAGGGGTGAAGGCCGGCGATTTGTTGATCAACGGTACGCCCGCGGCTGCGGTCAGCGGTGGCGGGGCGCAATATGTCTTCACCTTCCCGCAGCCGGCCTACGGCAGCATCTCGGTCACCTTCGCCGAGAACCATCAAATCCGCGACTTCGCCGCCAGCCCGAACCGATTGGATGTGACCTGGCCGGCCCACACCTGGAGTTACACCTTGGTGGATATGACACCGCCGGTGCTGGCCGGCATCCAGCCTCCTCCCAACACGATGGTCACGGGTTTGACGCAAATTACCGTGACCTTCAGCGAGCCGGTCTCCGGAGTCACCGCCAATGATCTGCTCATTAACGGGCGCGCGGCCCGAACGGTCACCGGCTCGAATGCGGTGTACACCTTCACCTTCCCGCAGCCCAATGCTTCGCAGGTCACTGTGACCTGGGCGGCCAATCATGGCATACGCGATCTGGCCGCCACGCCCAACAACTTTGACGCCGCCGCTCCGGGCGCCAGTTGGGTTTATCTCACGCCCGACAACCTCCCGCCGTCCTTGGCCTCCGTCTCCCCCGGCCCCAATCTGCGCGTGCGTTCGCTCAAGCGCATCCGGGTGACCTTCGATGAGCCGGTGACGGGGGTGGACGCGGCCGATTTGCGGGTGAACAACCAGCCGGCCCTCTCGGTGTCCGGCACGGGCGCCGGCCCGTATGAGTTTGTGCTGCCGGCGGTGTCCACCGGCGTGGTGAATGTGGCTTGGGCTGCCGGTCACGGCATCCGCGATGTGGCCACGCCGGCCAACTCCTTTGCGGGCGGCAGTTGGACCTACACGGTGGAGCCGGGCTTGCCGGGACCGTTTGCCGTCAAGCACGTGATATTGATCAGCGTGGATGGTCTGGGCTCGGTCTATTTGTCCAACTACATTTATCATGCCTCGGAATACTTCCCCAACTTCACCCGCCTGTTTACCGAGGGCAGCTCCACGCTGAACGCGCGGAATGACTACACCCAGTCGGAGACCGTGCCCAATCACTCCTCGATGCTGACCGGCCGGCCGGTGGCCCAGCCCGAGGGTTGGGATAACACCACCCACCATGGCGTGACCTTCAACTCCGACAACGGCCTGACCATCCACGTCACCGGCAACACGGCGGTCCCATACAAGTCCAGTCCGTTTGACGTGGCGCACGATTACGGCTTGAGCACCGCTTTCCTGTACAGCAAACAGTCGCTGACCTTCCTGGCTCGCAGTTGGAGCACCGGCGGCGGGGCCGATTTGATCGGCACGGACAATGGCTCCAACAAGATTGACCGGCTGCTGTCCTCTGTGAACGCGGGCAACTACGGCCCCAGCTCGGCGCTGGTGGATGAATTGGTGGGGCGCATTGCCGCCACCAATCTGTGGAATTTCACCTTCATGCACTGGACAGAACTGGACCAGTACGGCCATCAGGCGGGCTGGGGTTCGGCCACCTACAGCAACCAGATGCGCAATCTGGATGAACAGATGGGCCGGCTGCTTGATGCACTGTTGGCCAATCCCGAGGTGGGGCGGCAGACGGTGATCATCGTCACCGCCGATCATGGGGGCACGGGCATCGGTCATGCAGACCCTGCCAACAGCACCATTTACTCAATCCCGCTCTGCTTCTGGGGCGCGGGCATTGCGGCCGGTGGCGATCCCTACCAGATGTTCAGCAATCGCGCCAATCCCGGCAGCGCGCGTTACAATTACAATGAAACACGCGTCCTGCTGCCGCTGTATAACGGCGATTGCGCCAATCTAAGCGTCACGCTGCTGGGCTTGCCGCAAGTCCCCGGTTCCAGCTTGATGCCGGTGTTTGGGCCGAAACCCGTGTCGCTGGTGGCGGGCCGCAGCCAGGGGGCCGTGCAAATTGTCTGGCCCGATCATGAAGCCCTGGTTCTGCAGGTCTCCCCGGCCCTCGGCCCGCAAGCCAACTGGCAGCCGGTAACTCAGGGCATCACGCTGGAAAATGGACTCCGGATCTTCCGGGTGATGCCGCAGGGCGGCACCCCGCCGCAATTCTACCGCCTGGTGCGGGAGAATTGATCACCCCAGACGGTGCGGAGGCTTGTTCAAGAGGGGCCGGCGGGCATGCCGGCCCTTCTCTTTGCCAGGGGGAAGGGACGCGGCCCAAACCTCCGCCGGCCGACGTTGCGGACCGCCGCTCCCGGCCCCGTTAAAAAATTGCTGGCGTTTTGGGCCGCTTGGCCCAACATCGCCCCCGTCTTTTTTAAGGGCCGGGGCGCCCTTTCCAGACAAATGAAATGAAAGCAAAGATTGTCATTGCGCCGAAAAAGGCGGTGTTGGACCCGCAGGGCAAGGCCGTGCAAAATGCGCTGGAGCACATGGGTTACCGCGGCATCAAGGCCGTGCACGTGGGCAAGTACATTGAAATCGATTTGGAAGGTCAGGATCCCCAGGCCGCAGCCGCGTGGCTGCACGAGGCCTGCCACAAGCTGTTGAGCAACCCGATCATCGAAGATTATCACTTCGTTATCGAATAACCCCCGACGGGAGGCGTCTGCGAGCGGCTCGCGGCAGGCGCGGCCCGCCACTGGACTGGAAGAGGTCTTATGAATTTTGCGGTGTTGCAATTTCCCGGCTCCAATTGTGACCAGGATTGCGTGCATGTCCTCAAGAATGTGCTGGGGCACTCGGCCTGGCTGCAGTGGCACAAGGAGCACTCCCTGGGGGCGGCCGATGCCGTCATCGTGCCCGGCGGATTCAGTTATGGCGATTACTTGCGCACGGGGGCCATTGCCCGGTTCAGCCCTGTGATGCAGGCGGTGCAGGAGTTCGCCGCCCGGGGCGGTTTGGTGCTGGGCATCTGCAATGGTTTCCAAATCCTGTGCGAAGCCGGCCTGTTGCCGGGCGCGCTGGTGCGCAACCGCTCGCTGCAATTCCGTTGCGAGCACGTCTATCTGCGCGTCGCCACAGCCGACTCACCCTTCACCTGCCTGACGCCCGAAGGCTCCGTGCTGCGAATCCCCGTGGCGCATGGTGAAGGATGCTATTTTGCAGATGATGCCACGCTGGCGCAGCTGCAGACGGGCCGCCAGATCCTCTGGCAATATTGCAACGTTCACGGGGAGCTGACTGAGCGCGCCAATCCCAACGGCTCGCTCCTGAACATTGCCGGCATTTGCAATGCAGCCCGCAACGTGGCCGGCCTGATGCCCCACCCCGAGCGGGCCAGCGAGTCCATCCTGAATGGTGAAGATGGCCGGCGGCTGCTGGAAAGCATAATCCACTGGTGGCAAAAGTACGCCGCCGCTCCGGCCGCCTGACGCCGGCAGGCGCCTCCCCTCAAGCCATGATTTCTTATGAGTGACCCTGCCATTACCCCCGAGCTGGTGCAGAAACACGGCCTGACGCCCGAGGAATACCATATGATTCTGGACATCCTGGGACGGCCCCCCACCTACACCGAATTGGGCATTTTCTCGGTGATGTGGAGCGAGCATTGCTCCTACAAGAACACCCGGCCCCTCCTTAAAACCTTTCCTACCAAGTCCTCTTCCATCCTGGTGGGCGCGGGCGAGGAGAATGCCGGTATTGTGGACATCGGCGACGGCCTGGCCATCGCCTTCAAAATGGAGTCGCACAACCATCCCAGCGCGGTGGAACCGTTCCAGGGTGCGGCCACCGGCGTGGGCGGCATCATCCGCGACATTTTCACCATGGGCGCGCGGCCCATTTGCGCGCTGGACTCGCTGCGTTTTGGGGATCTGTCCAAACCCTCGGTCAAGCGCCTCTTTTCCGGTGTGGTCTCGGGCATCGCGCATTACGGCAACTGTTTCGGCATCCCCACCGTGGGGGGCGAGGTGTATTTTGACCCCTCCTTTGAGGGGAATCCGCTGGTCAACGTGTTCGCGCTGGGGGTGTTGCGCCACGAGCAGATCGCCCGCGGCAAGGCCTCCGGCGTGGGCAATCCCGTGTTCTACGTCGGCCCGGCCACCGGCCGCGACGGTCTGGCGGGGGCGGCCTTTGCCTCGCAGGACCTGACCGAAGAATCCGCCGAGCAGCAACGGGGCGCCGTGCAAGTGGGCGATCCCTTCATGGAAAAACTGCTCGTCGAGGCCTGCCTGGAATTGCTCGCCACCGACGCCGTGGCCGGCATCCAGGACATGGGCGCCGCGGGCTTGACCTGTTCAACGTGTGAGACCGCCGCCCGCGCTGGTACCGGCATCGAAATCGAATTAGACCGTGTGCCTCAGCGCGCGCCCAACATGAGCGCGTACGAGATCATGCTCAGTGAATCCCAGGAACGCATGCTCATCATTGTCAAAAAGGGCCGCGAGGCCGAGGTCCAGCGCATTTTCGACAAATGGGATCTGCCGTGGGCCCAGATTGGCGTGGTGACCGACACCGGCCGGATGGTGGTCAAACACCACGGCCAGGTGGTGGCCGACATCCCCGCCGCCAAACTGGCCAACGACGCCCCGGTGTATTATCGCGAATCCCGGACGCCGGCCTACTTCCAGGTCACGCGCGCCTTTTCCCTGGCGCAACTGCCCGACGTGCCGCAGCCGATGGCGTGCCTGAAGAAACTGCTGGCCTGGCCCACCATTGCCTCCAAAAACTGGGTATATCGCCAGTACGATCACATGGTGCGCAACGGTACGGTGGTGTTGCCCGGCTCGGATGCCGCCGTGGTGCGGCTCAAGGAGGACTGCCTGCCCGTGCTGCCGGCTGGTTCGCCGGCTGCGGGGCGGCCGGTGCCGGAGAAGTACCTGGCGCTCACCTCCGATTGCAATGCGGCCTATGTTTATCTGGATCCTTACGAGGGCGGCAAGGCGGCGGTGGCGGAGGCGGCGCGCAACCTGGCCTGCTCGGGTGCCCGGCCCCTGGGGGTGACCGACAATCTCAATTTTGGCAATCCACACAATCCCGAATTGTTTTTCCAGTTGAAGGAAGCGGTGCGTGGCGTGGCCGAGGCCTGCCGGGTGTTTGACGCCCCGGTCACGGGCGGTAATTGCAGCCTGTACAACCAAAGTCCCGAGGGCCCCATTGATCCCACCCCGACGGTGGCCATGGTGGGCATCATTGAAAGACGGGAGCACATCACCACCCAGTGGTTCAAGGCGGAGGGCGATGTCATCTTGTTACTTGGCCATCCTGTGGAGGCCTCTGACCCTTATCAGGGCCTGGGCGGCTCGGCGTATCTGTTGCTCCTCCACCGCCAAAAAATGGGGACGCCGCCGCCGTGCGACCTGGCCCGGGAGAAACGCCTGCATGACACGCTGCGCGAGTTGATTGCGCAGGGGTGGGTGCGGAGTGCGCATGATTGCAGCGAGGGCGGCCTGGCAGTCTGCCTCGCCGAGTGCTGCATGTCCCAACGTGAGGCACGCGGCCACAGCGTGCTGCGTGGGGCGGAAGTGGACTTCACCCCTTGGCAGGATGCCCGCCAGGATGCCCTGTGGTTTGGCGAGGCCCACGGCCGGGTGGTCATTTCCACCGCTCCGGCCGACGCGGAAAAAGTGGAGGCATGGGCCAGAAACCGGGGCGTGCCCGTCCATCGCCTGGGCGTGGTCAAGGGGCGGACGTTGAAAATTAAAACTGCCTCAAGCTCCCATTCCGCCCGCGTGAGCACCCTACATGATTTATGGTGGAATGCCATTGACCGCGCCATGAGCCAATAGTCTTTGGTCTGGTACTGGTAGCCACAGTACCGGCGGACTTTTCCCCCGGCCCCAAAACTCCCGTTGCGGAATGGCGGGAAGGCGTTATGCTAGAAGGCTGTCGCGTGGACGTGAGGGGGGCAACCTGAGGGGGTTGCAACGATGCCGCCACGCCTGATCATCGCACATGAAAGCGAAAGCCAAGCAAGACAACACGGAAACACCGCGCAAATTGCGGTTGGGGCTGCCCAAGGGCAGCCTGCAGGATGCCACCTTGGAGAAAATGGCCAAGGCGGGCTGGAACATCACCTTGAGCAGCCGTTCATACGTGCCGTATGTGGACGATCCGGAGCTGGAAATCCGGCTCATCCGGGCGCAGGAAATCAGCCGTTATGTGGATCATGGGCATCTGGACTGCGGCATCACCGGCTACGACTGGATTGTAGAAAATGGTAGTGACGTGCACGAGGTGGGCGAATTTTTGTTCTCCAAGGCCACCCGCCAGGCGGCGCGCTGGGTGTTGTGCGTGCCGGAAGATTCGCCCATTCAGTCGGTCAAGGACCTGGAGGGCAAGCGCATCGCCACCGAGGTGGTGAACATCACCAAGAAATACCTGCGCAAGCACGGCGTGAAGGCCGAGGTGGAGTTTTCCTGGGGGGCCACGGAGGTGAAGGCGCACGAGATGGTGGACGCGATTGTGGACATCACGGAGACCGGCTCCTCGTTGCGGGCCAACAAGCTGCGCATTGTGGATACGCTGTTGTCCTCGACGCCCCGGCTCATCGCCAATCATCAGGCGTGGAAAGATCCCTGGAAGCGGCGCAAGATTGAAATCCTGGCTCTGCTGCTCCGGGGCGCGCTGGATGCCGAGGCCAAGGTGGGGTTGAAGCTCAACATCGAGCAATCCCGCCTGCCGGGCGTGCTGGAGCGGCTGCCCGCGCTGCGCAATCCCACCATTTCGCAGCTCAGCCAGCCCGGCTGGGTGGCGGTGGAAACGATCATTGACGAGCATGTGGTGCGGCAGTTGATCCCGGAATTGAAGGCGGCCGGGGCGGAGGGGATTATTGAATATCCCTTGAACAAAGTGGTCTATTAAGCCAAACTTCAACCAATGGGCGCCGCTCCGCCGCTGTCCCCACTGGAATGACAGCGCGGGCCGGGGCGCCAATGGAAGCACAAGCATTGTTATGGGTTCATTAAAGAAACGTCGGAAAGCGAAGATCAACAAGCATAAGCGGCGCAAGAAGCTCCGGGCGCATCGTCACAAGAAGCGCACCTGGCAGAAGTAAACGTTTCGGTGCCGCCGTGCACCTGGCAACCGTTCACCCGCGGCCTGTG
This sequence is a window from Verrucomicrobiia bacterium. Protein-coding genes within it:
- a CDS encoding AURKAIP1/COX24 domain-containing protein; its protein translation is MGSLKKRRKAKINKHKRRKKLRAHRHKKRTWQK